From Desmodus rotundus isolate HL8 chromosome 12, HLdesRot8A.1, whole genome shotgun sequence, one genomic window encodes:
- the TMEM208 gene encoding transmembrane protein 208, translating to MAPKGKVGTRGKKQIFEENKETLKFYLRIILGANAIYCLVTLVFFYSSASFWAWMALGFSLAVYGASYHSMSSMARAAFSEDGALMDGGMDLNMEQGMAEHLKDVILLTAIVQVLSCFSLYIWSFWLLAPGRALYLLWVNVLGPWFTADSGAPAPEHNEKRQRRQERRQMKRL from the exons ATGGCG CCCAAGGGCAAAGTGGGGACAAGAGGGAAGAAGCAGATATTTGAAGAGAACAAAGAGACCCTGAAGTTCTACCTGCGGATCATACTGGGGGCCAAT GCCATTTACTGTCTCGTGACCTTGGTCTTCTTCTACTCATCTGCCTCATTTTGGGCCTGG ATGGCCCTGGGCTTTAGCCTGGCAGTATATGGGGCCAGCTACCACTCTATGAGCTCAATGGCACGGGCAGCCTTCTCTGAGGATGGGGCCCTGATGGATGGTGGAATGGACCTCAACATGGAGCAGGGCATGGCAGA GCACCTTAAGGATGTGATCCTGTTGACAGCCATTGTGCAGGTGCTCAGCTGCTTTTCCCTCTACATCTGGTCCTTCTGGCTTCTG GCTCCAGGCCGGGCCCTTTACCTCCTGTGGGTGAATGTGCTGGGCCCTTGGTTCACGGCAGATAGTGGTGCCCCGGCGCCAGAGCACAACGAGAAAAGGCAGCGCCGACAGGAACGGCGGCAGATGAAACGATTATAG